In the Alteromonas sp. M12 genome, one interval contains:
- the prpB gene encoding methylisocitrate lyase, translating into MTPGKKFRQALIDNKPLQIVGTINAYSAMMAKQIGHKAIYLSGGGVANASYGLPDLGMTSLNDVIVDVQRITAACDLPLLVDIDTGWGGAFNIAKTIRDMEKAGAAAVHMEDQVAQKRCGHRPNKEIVSIEEMTDRIIAAVDARTDPDFFIMARTDSFAQEGLEAAIERAKAYVAAGADGIFAEAIQTEEHYRAFSEALDVPILANITEFGKTELWNKEQLAQWGADMVLYPLSAFRAMNKAAETVYTSILKDGDQKAVVDSMQTRMDLYDYLGYHDYEQKLDSLFSQGKNK; encoded by the coding sequence ATGACTCCAGGCAAAAAATTCAGACAAGCATTGATTGACAACAAACCACTACAAATTGTTGGCACTATCAACGCGTATTCGGCCATGATGGCAAAGCAAATTGGTCACAAGGCTATTTATTTATCTGGTGGTGGTGTGGCAAACGCTTCTTACGGCCTACCCGACCTCGGCATGACGTCTCTTAACGATGTGATCGTCGATGTGCAACGCATTACTGCAGCTTGCGACCTACCACTATTGGTAGATATTGATACCGGTTGGGGTGGCGCATTCAACATTGCCAAAACCATAAGAGATATGGAAAAAGCTGGAGCAGCAGCGGTCCATATGGAAGATCAGGTCGCACAAAAACGTTGTGGACATAGACCAAACAAAGAGATTGTTTCCATTGAAGAAATGACTGATCGGATTATAGCAGCTGTAGATGCCCGTACCGACCCTGACTTTTTCATTATGGCTCGTACAGACTCTTTTGCACAGGAAGGTTTAGAGGCAGCAATCGAACGTGCTAAAGCCTATGTTGCGGCCGGAGCTGATGGCATTTTTGCAGAAGCAATTCAAACCGAAGAGCATTACCGCGCTTTCTCAGAAGCTTTAGACGTGCCTATTTTAGCCAACATCACAGAATTTGGTAAAACTGAGTTGTGGAATAAAGAGCAACTCGCGCAGTGGGGAGCCGATATGGTGCTTTACCCGTTGAGTGCCTTTAGAGCGATGAATAAAGCAGCAGAAACCGTCTACACTTCAATACTAAAAGATGGTGACCAAAAAGCCGTTGTAGATAGCATGCAAACTCGCATGGATCTTTATGATTATCTTGGTTATCACGATTATGAGCAGAAATTAGATAGTCTTTTCTCTCAAGGTAAAAATAAATAA
- the prpC gene encoding 2-methylcitrate synthase yields MVDKKLSGAGLRGQSAGETALCTVGKSGSGLTYRGYDVSDLADNATFEEVAYLLFKGELPTETQLADYKARLLLKRDLPDALKAVLKLIPADTHPMDVMRTGCSFLGNLEPEDDFSKQQDSADRLLAAFPAIMCYWYRYSHDNVEIECTTNQDSIAGHFLKLLTDQDPSELHRRVMDVSLILYAEHEFNASTFTARVCASTLSDMFSCITGAIGTLRGPLHGGANEAAMDMIQKFSSPEDAKAKMAEMLANKEKIMGFGHAIYRESDPRNVIIKSWSEKLGKEFGDSSLYDISVACEEFMWDSKKLFCNADFFHASAYHFMGIPTKLFTPIFVCSRLTGWAAHVMEQRSNNRIIRPSADYIGEEPRKVTPIKQR; encoded by the coding sequence ATGGTTGACAAAAAACTAAGTGGTGCGGGCCTTCGCGGTCAAAGCGCAGGAGAAACCGCATTGTGCACGGTAGGTAAATCAGGATCTGGTTTAACTTATCGCGGTTACGATGTATCTGATTTAGCAGATAACGCCACCTTTGAAGAAGTAGCTTATTTATTGTTTAAAGGGGAACTCCCCACTGAAACTCAACTGGCAGATTATAAAGCCAGATTGCTGTTAAAGCGTGATTTGCCTGACGCCTTAAAAGCAGTGTTAAAGTTAATCCCTGCTGATACTCATCCTATGGATGTGATGCGCACCGGTTGTTCATTTTTAGGTAACTTAGAGCCTGAAGATGATTTTAGTAAACAACAAGATAGTGCGGATCGTTTGTTAGCCGCCTTCCCTGCAATAATGTGTTATTGGTATCGCTACAGTCATGACAATGTGGAAATTGAATGTACCACTAATCAAGATTCAATCGCCGGTCATTTTTTGAAGTTATTAACAGATCAAGATCCGTCTGAACTTCATCGCCGAGTGATGGACGTGTCGCTAATTTTGTATGCAGAACATGAGTTTAATGCTTCTACATTTACGGCTCGCGTCTGTGCATCAACCTTATCAGATATGTTCTCATGTATTACCGGCGCGATTGGCACATTGCGTGGTCCATTGCATGGTGGTGCCAATGAAGCAGCCATGGATATGATTCAAAAATTCAGTTCGCCTGAAGATGCCAAAGCTAAAATGGCTGAAATGTTGGCCAACAAAGAAAAAATCATGGGCTTCGGTCATGCAATATATCGTGAATCCGATCCTCGTAATGTGATCATCAAATCTTGGTCTGAAAAACTCGGTAAAGAGTTTGGCGATTCCAGCTTGTACGACATCTCAGTAGCTTGTGAAGAGTTTATGTGGGATAGCAAAAAGCTGTTCTGTAATGCCGACTTCTTCCACGCTTCGGCCTATCATTTCATGGGGATCCCAACTAAATTGTTTACCCCGATTTTTGTATGCTCTCGCTTAACAGGTTGGGCTGCACATGTGATGGAACAAAGATCAAATAACCGCATCATTAGACCAAGTGCGGATTATATCGGCGAAGAGCCACGTAAAGTGACTCCGATTAAACAACGATAG
- the acnD gene encoding Fe/S-dependent 2-methylisocitrate dehydratase AcnD, whose translation MNTQYRKRLPGSKLDFFDTREAVDAIKPGAYDTLPYTSRVLAENLVRRCEPEKLNAALEQIIERKQDLDFPWYPARVVCHDILGQTALVDLAGLRDAIALKGGDPSKVNPVVPTQLIVDHSLAVEHAGFEPDAFEQNRAIEDRRNEDRFHFINWTKTAFKNIDVIPPGNGIMHQINLEKMSPVVHARDGVAFPDTLVGTDSHTPHVDALGVIALGVGGLEAESVMLGRASYMRLPDIIGVELTGKRQPGITATDIVLAITEFLRKERVVSSYLEFFGEGASDLTLGDRATISNMTPEFGASAAMFYIDDKTIDYLKLTGRDDAQVQLVENYAKQAGLWADTLKNAKYERVLTFNLSSVGRNIAGPSNPHRRVSTADLAAQGISGIVEHDGDLMPDGAVIIAAITSCTNTSNPRNVIAAGLVARNANKLGLTRKPWVKTSLAPGSKAVQLYLEDAKLLPELEQLGFGIVGFACTTCNGMSGALDPKIQKELIDRDLYSTAVLSGNRNFDGRIHPYAKQAFLASPPLVVAYAIAGTIRFDIEKDVLGTDAQGNPITLKDIWPSDEEIDAIVASSVKPEQFKKVYDPMFDLTVDYGEDIDPLYEWRPKSTYIRRPPYWEGALAAERTMKGMRALAVLGDNITTDHLSPSNAILADSAAGEYLLSMDVPEVDFNSYATHRGDHLTAQRATFANPKLLNEMVIENGEVKQGSLTRLEPEGQTVRMWEAIETYMQRKQPLIIIAGADYGQGSSRDWAAKGVRLAGVEVIVAEGFERIHRTNLIGMGVLPLEFEAGTTRKTLNIDGSELFDVKGERQPGASLTLIITRTSGETIEVPVNCRLDTAEEVSIYEAGGVLQRFAQDFLESEGQAQ comes from the coding sequence ATGAATACTCAATACAGAAAACGCCTTCCTGGTTCCAAACTTGATTTTTTTGACACCCGTGAAGCTGTAGACGCAATCAAACCAGGGGCGTATGACACCCTTCCCTACACTTCCCGTGTATTAGCAGAAAATTTAGTTCGTAGATGTGAGCCTGAAAAACTTAATGCTGCACTAGAACAAATAATCGAACGTAAACAAGATCTTGATTTCCCGTGGTATCCAGCGCGAGTAGTGTGTCACGATATCTTGGGTCAAACCGCATTGGTAGATTTAGCCGGACTCCGTGACGCTATTGCGTTAAAAGGTGGCGATCCTTCTAAAGTAAACCCTGTGGTCCCAACTCAATTGATAGTTGACCACTCTTTGGCTGTGGAGCATGCAGGTTTTGAACCTGACGCCTTTGAACAAAACCGCGCCATTGAAGATCGTAGAAACGAAGACCGCTTTCACTTTATTAACTGGACCAAAACAGCCTTTAAGAATATTGATGTGATTCCGCCAGGTAACGGCATTATGCACCAAATTAATTTGGAAAAAATGTCGCCTGTTGTGCATGCCAGAGACGGCGTTGCTTTCCCTGACACACTTGTTGGAACAGATAGCCACACTCCTCACGTTGATGCCTTAGGTGTAATTGCATTAGGTGTCGGCGGACTGGAAGCCGAAAGTGTGATGTTAGGCCGTGCATCTTACATGCGTCTGCCAGATATTATTGGCGTAGAGCTTACCGGTAAACGTCAACCTGGTATCACTGCCACCGATATTGTTTTAGCGATTACCGAATTCTTGCGTAAAGAGCGTGTTGTTTCCTCATACTTAGAGTTCTTCGGCGAAGGAGCATCGGATTTAACCCTTGGCGATCGTGCGACTATCTCTAATATGACCCCAGAATTTGGCGCATCTGCAGCGATGTTTTATATCGATGACAAAACCATCGATTATCTTAAACTAACAGGTCGGGACGATGCACAAGTACAACTTGTGGAAAACTATGCCAAACAAGCGGGTTTGTGGGCAGACACATTAAAAAATGCTAAATACGAACGTGTATTAACCTTTAACTTGTCCTCAGTTGGTCGCAATATTGCGGGCCCTTCTAATCCACACCGCCGTGTATCTACTGCTGATTTAGCGGCACAAGGAATATCAGGTATTGTTGAGCACGACGGTGACTTAATGCCTGATGGCGCTGTCATCATTGCTGCAATTACAAGTTGTACCAATACCAGTAATCCTCGCAATGTTATCGCAGCAGGACTGGTTGCCAGAAATGCCAACAAACTTGGACTCACTCGCAAGCCATGGGTAAAAACCTCTTTAGCACCGGGCTCAAAAGCGGTTCAGTTGTACTTGGAAGATGCCAAGCTACTGCCTGAACTTGAGCAGTTAGGCTTTGGTATTGTTGGTTTTGCATGTACAACTTGTAACGGTATGAGTGGAGCCTTGGATCCTAAAATTCAAAAAGAACTTATCGACCGTGATTTATATTCCACAGCGGTACTTTCTGGAAATCGTAACTTCGATGGCCGTATTCATCCTTATGCAAAACAAGCGTTCCTAGCGTCTCCGCCGCTAGTGGTAGCTTATGCTATTGCCGGTACGATTCGATTTGATATCGAAAAAGATGTGCTCGGAACTGATGCTCAAGGTAATCCGATTACCTTAAAAGATATTTGGCCAAGCGATGAAGAAATCGATGCCATTGTTGCCAGCAGCGTAAAACCAGAACAATTTAAGAAAGTGTATGATCCCATGTTTGATTTGACTGTGGATTATGGCGAAGATATTGATCCGCTATACGAATGGCGTCCTAAGAGTACTTATATCCGTCGCCCTCCATATTGGGAAGGTGCCTTGGCGGCAGAGCGCACAATGAAAGGCATGCGCGCTTTGGCAGTACTTGGTGACAACATAACAACAGATCACCTTTCACCTTCTAATGCGATTTTAGCAGACAGTGCAGCCGGAGAGTATTTGTTATCAATGGATGTTCCCGAAGTTGATTTTAACTCCTATGCTACTCACAGGGGCGACCATTTAACTGCGCAAAGAGCAACGTTTGCTAACCCTAAGTTGTTAAATGAAATGGTGATCGAAAACGGTGAAGTTAAACAAGGTTCGTTAACTCGTCTTGAGCCTGAAGGTCAAACCGTGCGGATGTGGGAAGCCATTGAAACCTACATGCAACGCAAACAACCATTAATTATTATTGCCGGAGCTGACTACGGGCAAGGCTCATCTCGAGACTGGGCTGCCAAAGGGGTTCGTTTAGCTGGTGTAGAAGTCATAGTGGCTGAAGGGTTTGAGCGTATTCACCGAACCAACTTAATTGGAATGGGTGTGTTACCGCTAGAATTCGAAGCTGGCACGACTCGTAAAACACTGAATATCGATGGCAGTGAGCTTTTCGATGTGAAAGGCGAGCGTCAACCTGGTGCTTCACTAACCTTGATAATAACCCGTACTAGCGGTGAAACCATAGAAGTCCCAGTAAATTGCCGTTTAGACACAGCAGAAGAAGTGTCTATTTATGAAGCCGGTGGCGTATTGCAACGTTTCGCTCAAGACTTTTTGGAGTCAGAAGGACAAGCTCAATGA
- the prpF gene encoding 2-methylaconitate cis-trans isomerase PrpF translates to MSGFAQQIKVAATYMRGGTSKGVFFNLADLPEQAQTAGAYRDALLLRTIGSPDPYGKQTDGMGGATSSTSKTVIVSKSQQADHDVDYLFGQVAIDKAFVDWSGNCGNLSAAVGPFAIHAGLIPAEKLVKNGSVTIKIWQVNIQKTIIAHVAMCDGQVQELGDFELDGVTFPAAEIPVEFIDPADGEGDMFPTGKVSEILDVPGVGKLNATLINAGIPTIFLNAQELGYQGTELQDVINSNSDALVKFETIRAHGALKMGLIDSLEQAAQRQHTPKVAFVAPAADYLASSGKTVAKSEIDLSVRALSMGKLHHAMMGTAAVAIGTAAAIPGTLVNLAAGGGELESVCFGHPSGTLRVGAKAVLNQGKWQVEKAVMSRSARILMEGWIRVPEPSL, encoded by the coding sequence ATGAGTGGCTTTGCTCAACAAATAAAGGTTGCCGCCACCTATATGCGCGGCGGAACGAGTAAAGGCGTGTTTTTTAACCTTGCAGATCTGCCTGAGCAAGCGCAAACAGCTGGCGCTTATCGCGACGCCTTGTTGCTACGTACTATTGGTAGCCCAGATCCCTACGGCAAACAAACCGATGGAATGGGGGGCGCGACCTCTAGTACCAGCAAGACCGTGATTGTGTCAAAAAGCCAACAAGCTGATCATGATGTTGACTATTTGTTTGGCCAAGTGGCAATCGACAAAGCCTTTGTAGATTGGTCTGGAAACTGCGGTAACTTGTCTGCAGCAGTAGGACCTTTCGCGATTCACGCTGGTTTAATACCTGCCGAGAAGCTGGTTAAAAACGGGTCTGTTACGATTAAAATTTGGCAGGTTAATATCCAAAAAACCATTATCGCTCATGTAGCAATGTGTGATGGTCAAGTGCAAGAACTCGGAGATTTTGAGTTAGACGGGGTTACCTTCCCTGCCGCTGAAATACCTGTTGAGTTTATTGATCCTGCCGATGGTGAAGGTGACATGTTCCCTACCGGTAAGGTGTCTGAAATATTGGATGTTCCAGGTGTGGGTAAGCTCAATGCAACACTTATCAATGCTGGAATACCTACGATATTTTTGAATGCTCAAGAGTTAGGTTATCAAGGCACTGAATTGCAAGACGTGATCAACAGCAATAGCGATGCATTGGTTAAGTTCGAAACAATTCGTGCTCACGGCGCACTTAAAATGGGCTTGATTGATTCCCTTGAACAAGCCGCACAACGGCAACATACGCCAAAGGTCGCTTTTGTGGCTCCAGCAGCTGATTATCTGGCCTCAAGTGGGAAAACAGTGGCAAAATCGGAAATCGATTTGTCGGTTCGAGCGCTTTCCATGGGCAAACTTCACCATGCGATGATGGGCACAGCCGCAGTAGCAATTGGCACGGCCGCAGCCATTCCTGGCACCTTAGTCAATCTTGCCGCTGGCGGCGGTGAGCTTGAATCTGTATGTTTTGGTCACCCATCAGGCACATTGCGCGTAGGTGCAAAAGCGGTGCTTAATCAGGGTAAATGGCAAGTTGAAAAAGCCGTTATGAGTCGCAGTGCTAGGATCTTAATGGAAGGCTGGATTAGAGTACCTGAACCAAGCCTTTAA
- a CDS encoding NADPH-dependent 2,4-dienoyl-CoA reductase, with protein MTTPSLFPHLLTPLDLGFTTLKNRTLMGSMHLGLEEEKGGFEKLAAFYAKRAEGGVGLIVTGGVSPNIAGWLAPFAGRMSSRRHAKKHKVVTDAVHAHGGKICMQILHSGRYGYHPLNVSASAVKAPISPFKPRSLSSKGVYNTIKDYANCASYAQLAGYDGVEIMGSEGYLINQFFCERTNHRDDEWGGSLENRARLAIETVKQTRQKVGENFIIIYRLSMIDLVEGGAPWEEVVYLAKEIEKAGATLINTGIGWHEARIPTISTSVPRAAFTWVTKRLKSEVSIPLITTNRINTPEVAEAVLADGDADMVSMARPFLADPDFVAKAMRNESDLINTCIACNQACLDHAFAQKRASCLVNPQACYETELIFKTVAEPKKLAVIGAGPAGLAFATYAAERGHQVHLFEKSAQIGGQFNYAKQIPGKEEFYETLRYYARKIEVLGVKLHLNTTANAVMLKEQGFNEIIMATGIKPRQLDIPGIDHPSVMSYLDVLRDHKSVGKRVAIVGAGGIGFDVAEYLVEHEHLTTDLDKWLTHWGIDKSYANPGALMPPQITPTDKEVYLLQRKESKVGANLGKTTGWIHRTSLAHHNVNMINSVSYEKIDDQGFHIKIGDKPKLLAVDNIIICAGQLPFRDLEESLLAAGMTVHVIGGADVAAELDAKRAIRQGAELAAAI; from the coding sequence ATGACAACACCCTCACTATTTCCACATTTATTAACCCCGTTAGATCTTGGTTTCACCACATTAAAAAATCGAACGTTAATGGGTTCAATGCACCTTGGACTTGAGGAAGAAAAAGGCGGTTTTGAGAAACTAGCGGCATTTTACGCCAAGCGCGCTGAGGGGGGAGTTGGATTAATAGTGACAGGCGGTGTGAGTCCTAACATAGCGGGTTGGCTCGCCCCATTTGCAGGACGGATGAGCAGCCGCCGGCACGCTAAAAAACATAAAGTCGTGACAGATGCTGTGCACGCCCACGGCGGAAAAATTTGTATGCAAATATTGCATTCAGGTCGTTATGGTTACCATCCGTTGAATGTATCGGCCTCAGCAGTGAAAGCCCCTATTTCACCATTCAAACCTCGCTCACTTTCCTCAAAAGGTGTGTACAACACCATTAAGGATTACGCCAATTGTGCCAGTTACGCGCAATTAGCAGGTTATGATGGCGTTGAGATTATGGGCTCTGAAGGATACCTGATAAACCAGTTTTTCTGTGAACGCACCAATCATCGCGACGATGAATGGGGTGGAAGTCTCGAAAATAGGGCCCGTTTGGCTATCGAGACCGTAAAGCAAACTCGTCAAAAAGTGGGTGAAAACTTCATCATAATATATCGACTTTCAATGATTGATTTAGTCGAAGGCGGGGCTCCTTGGGAAGAGGTGGTGTATTTAGCCAAGGAAATTGAAAAAGCCGGAGCAACACTAATCAATACCGGAATTGGTTGGCACGAAGCGCGAATCCCCACAATTTCAACTTCAGTTCCAAGAGCGGCATTCACTTGGGTGACAAAACGCCTAAAATCCGAGGTCAGCATCCCACTTATCACCACTAACAGAATCAATACACCAGAGGTTGCAGAAGCAGTGTTAGCCGATGGTGATGCAGATATGGTGTCCATGGCCAGACCATTTTTAGCCGATCCTGACTTTGTGGCTAAAGCTATGCGCAATGAATCCGATCTAATCAATACCTGTATAGCTTGCAACCAAGCTTGTTTGGACCATGCCTTTGCACAAAAAAGGGCTAGCTGCTTAGTTAATCCCCAAGCCTGCTATGAGACAGAACTGATTTTTAAAACCGTGGCAGAACCTAAAAAACTTGCAGTTATTGGAGCAGGACCTGCCGGCCTAGCCTTTGCCACTTATGCCGCAGAGCGCGGTCATCAGGTGCATTTATTTGAAAAATCCGCACAGATTGGCGGTCAATTCAATTACGCTAAACAAATTCCAGGTAAAGAAGAGTTTTACGAAACACTGCGCTATTACGCACGAAAAATTGAAGTTTTAGGGGTGAAATTGCATCTCAATACAACGGCTAATGCAGTGATGTTAAAGGAGCAAGGCTTTAATGAAATAATCATGGCTACTGGCATCAAACCCCGTCAGCTAGACATTCCCGGTATCGATCATCCTAGTGTCATGAGTTATTTAGATGTGCTGCGAGATCACAAATCGGTAGGCAAACGAGTGGCTATTGTTGGTGCTGGAGGTATTGGTTTTGATGTGGCTGAATACTTAGTAGAACACGAACATCTAACCACTGATTTGGATAAATGGCTGACTCACTGGGGAATTGATAAAAGTTATGCGAATCCGGGCGCGTTAATGCCGCCCCAGATCACGCCAACAGATAAGGAGGTTTATTTACTGCAACGTAAGGAATCAAAAGTTGGTGCGAATTTAGGTAAAACAACCGGATGGATCCACCGCACTTCCCTTGCCCATCACAACGTCAATATGATCAATTCAGTGAGCTATGAAAAAATTGACGACCAAGGGTTTCATATCAAGATTGGCGACAAACCTAAACTTTTGGCAGTCGACAACATTATAATTTGTGCTGGTCAGTTGCCATTCCGTGATTTAGAAGAAAGTTTGTTAGCAGCGGGAATGACAGTCCATGTGATTGGTGGTGCAGATGTTGCGGCAGAGCTCGATGCCAAACGTGCAATTAGACAAGGAGCAGAGCTAGCCGCTGCTATATAA
- a CDS encoding GntR family transcriptional regulator has translation MVNFLSESPVTSADKTFFQLRKDIVEGDIQPGSKLSETELSTKYAVSRAVVREAINRLETCHLVERKANVGARVVSLTPEGLIQLYQVRESLEGMAARLAATNMTDQEVNELESLLSEHFQEVKEGQSYYQEAGDVDFHYRIIVGSKNEHLISMLINGIYHLVRMYRVQLGMAGPRVSTAFDEHKHIVQAIANRDGELAEMLMRRHILYSKNNIEKKLQ, from the coding sequence TTGGTCAATTTTTTATCAGAATCACCGGTTACATCAGCGGATAAAACCTTTTTCCAACTTCGCAAAGATATTGTTGAAGGAGATATCCAACCTGGTAGCAAGCTGAGTGAAACAGAATTGTCGACAAAGTATGCGGTCAGTCGAGCAGTGGTTCGTGAAGCGATTAACCGCTTGGAAACCTGCCATTTAGTTGAACGCAAAGCAAATGTTGGTGCCAGGGTTGTTTCGTTGACGCCTGAAGGGTTAATTCAGTTGTATCAAGTACGAGAGTCTCTTGAAGGAATGGCAGCCCGCTTGGCTGCTACCAATATGACTGACCAAGAAGTGAACGAGCTCGAATCTTTACTTTCTGAACACTTTCAAGAAGTAAAAGAAGGACAGTCATATTATCAAGAAGCGGGTGACGTAGACTTCCATTACCGGATTATTGTTGGCAGCAAAAATGAACATCTAATTTCAATGCTCATCAATGGCATTTATCACCTGGTTCGCATGTATCGAGTGCAATTAGGTATGGCAGGACCAAGAGTCTCCACGGCGTTTGATGAACATAAACACATTGTTCAAGCGATAGCTAATCGCGATGGAGAATTAGCTGAAATGTTAATGCGCCGACACATTTTGTATTCCAAAAATAATATTGAAAAGAAATTGCAGTAA
- a CDS encoding phosphotransferase, translated as MDQSYHSALLEILKGYFQDQNLHKVESIQTLWSGYGEIARYNIPTRQRNYVVKVVNPNSESAHPRGWNTSISHLRKLDSYQNEQIFYDSYSGLTDQYSRIPKCIASGQNQQIRWLIMEDLDASGFTYRCDDAPLDLVKLGVRWLAYFHARFLNNATPELWPIGTYWHLKTRPDEYQKMPEGRLKEAATGLDQQLNSASYQTLLHGDAKLANFCFSAHKDDLAAVDFQYVGRGVGVKDLAYFLGSCFYQDGLFKHAETLLNDYFSHFKKALLHYQVNCNFGLLEEQWRVLYPLAWADFERFLSGWATEHYKRNEYMQKQTELALAYLNQHKSSS; from the coding sequence ATGGATCAAAGTTATCACAGTGCGCTATTGGAAATATTGAAAGGGTATTTTCAAGACCAAAACCTGCATAAAGTAGAATCTATTCAAACTCTATGGAGTGGGTATGGTGAAATTGCACGCTACAATATCCCCACTAGGCAGCGCAATTATGTGGTAAAGGTCGTAAATCCCAACTCTGAATCTGCACATCCAAGAGGTTGGAACACCTCTATTTCTCATCTTCGTAAATTAGATTCATACCAAAACGAACAAATTTTTTATGACAGCTACAGCGGGCTAACAGATCAATATAGTCGCATTCCTAAGTGTATTGCCTCGGGTCAAAATCAACAGATACGTTGGTTAATAATGGAAGATCTGGATGCCAGTGGATTTACCTATAGATGTGATGATGCACCGCTAGATTTGGTGAAACTAGGTGTGCGTTGGTTAGCCTACTTCCATGCTCGATTTTTAAATAATGCCACCCCTGAACTTTGGCCTATTGGCACCTATTGGCATCTTAAAACGCGCCCTGATGAGTATCAAAAAATGCCAGAAGGACGACTAAAAGAAGCAGCGACTGGGCTCGATCAGCAACTTAACTCGGCTAGCTACCAAACGCTACTACATGGTGACGCTAAACTGGCCAATTTTTGTTTCTCTGCTCACAAAGATGACTTGGCTGCTGTGGATTTCCAGTACGTTGGTCGTGGCGTTGGGGTAAAGGATTTGGCGTATTTCTTAGGTAGTTGTTTTTATCAAGATGGTTTATTTAAGCATGCCGAAACTCTTTTAAATGATTATTTTAGTCACTTTAAAAAGGCGCTGCTTCACTATCAAGTAAATTGCAATTTTGGATTACTCGAAGAGCAATGGCGGGTCTTGTACCCGCTAGCATGGGCCGATTTTGAACGCTTTTTGAGTGGCTGGGCGACTGAACATTACAAACGTAATGAGTATATGCAGAAACAAACCGAATTGGCGTTAGCTTATTTAAATCAGCATAAATCCAGCAGCTAA
- a CDS encoding sulfite exporter TauE/SafE family protein, which yields MIELFSYTLSYQQLGLLFLVAFFIGMAKAGVHGISMFAVPILALIFGGKASSGLMLPMLIMADLFAVKYYHRHANWSFLIKLFPSAAIGVLIATLIGNSIDDQVFKQVMGFIIIASLGIMLWMETINKEKIPDYLWFAILMGTLGGITTMIGNLAGSVMALYLLSMRLPKNEYIGTAAWFFLIINLFKVPFHIWSWETISVNSFALNLLGLPFIALGIYLGIQIVKRVPDKQYRWLVIAVTGLAAGFMLI from the coding sequence ATGATTGAATTATTTTCCTACACATTGAGTTACCAGCAACTTGGCTTGCTATTTTTAGTCGCATTTTTTATCGGTATGGCAAAAGCTGGTGTGCACGGAATTTCAATGTTCGCGGTGCCAATTCTAGCACTTATTTTTGGTGGCAAAGCCTCTTCGGGATTGATGTTACCGATGTTAATTATGGCCGATCTATTCGCCGTAAAATATTATCACCGCCACGCCAACTGGAGTTTCTTGATTAAGTTATTTCCTTCTGCGGCAATAGGCGTGCTCATCGCCACGCTAATCGGTAATAGCATTGATGACCAAGTGTTTAAGCAAGTCATGGGATTCATCATAATCGCCAGCCTTGGGATTATGCTTTGGATGGAAACCATTAATAAGGAAAAAATACCTGACTACTTATGGTTTGCAATTTTAATGGGCACCCTAGGTGGTATTACAACTATGATTGGCAATCTGGCCGGTTCAGTGATGGCGCTGTATTTATTGAGTATGCGTTTACCTAAAAATGAATATATTGGCACTGCCGCATGGTTCTTTTTGATCATCAACTTATTTAAAGTTCCCTTTCACATCTGGTCGTGGGAAACCATTAGCGTTAATTCGTTTGCATTAAATTTGCTTGGTTTGCCGTTCATCGCGCTAGGAATTTATTTGGGTATTCAAATCGTCAAACGAGTACCTGACAAACAATATCGCTGGTTGGTGATTGCCGTTACAGGATTAGCTGCTGGATTTATGCTGATTTAA